A window of Zingiber officinale cultivar Zhangliang chromosome 5A, Zo_v1.1, whole genome shotgun sequence contains these coding sequences:
- the LOC121981008 gene encoding uncharacterized protein LOC121981008 has protein sequence MELQEEGKKTFWCFCFWHGRYWKDRIFENLYSGLSPQEFDRLCEEEFAPWFKSFVHDNQTQIEQEFLIHLAWGPKAMASEESKKKGGKIFGMGSLSRTHRVGRLSSSS, from the exons ATGGAActacaggaagaaggaaaaaaaacattCTGGTGCTTTTGCTTTTGGCATGGGAGGTATTGGAAAGATAg gatttttgaaaacttatattctGGCTTATCACCACAAGAGTTTGATCGTTTATGCGAAGaagaatttgcaccatggttcAAATCATTT GTTCATGATAATCAAACTCAGATTGAACAAGAATTTCTTATCCATCTAGCATGGGGTCCGAAAGCAATG GCGAGTGAAGAGtcaaaaaaaaaaggaggaaagATATTTGGAATGGGTTCTTTGAGCAGAACCCATAGAGTTggccgtctttcttcttcctcatag